The nucleotide window CGGCGTTGGGGCTCAGTCTCCTGGTCGCCACGGCCAACGCGGGGTTGAGGCCTGGCGTGTCGACATCGTCGAGGAGCACATCGAGTCCCAGCGCCTGGCCCGCGACGGCCGCCTGCGATCCGCTGGCGAGGAGCACGACGTCGTCGACGGCGTCGGTCAGCGCCTGCACCACGTCGGCGAGCATCGCCTCGGCGAGCGCGGCGCGCTCGTCGCGATCGAGCGCCGGAGCGAGGCGGGACTTGCCGGAGCCAGGATCGCGCAGCGGGATGAGAGCGACGGTTCGGGCGGTCATCCAGGTCAGCGTACGACCTCCGAGGGCAGCCGCTAACGTCACGGGTGACGGCCGCCGTACGAGTGGGCGGCCGTTACCGGGTGACGGCCGCCGTACGAGTGGGCGGCCGTGGTGGTCCAGTGACCCGAGCGAGGTGGCGGTGACGAGGATCGCGGTCATGGGCGCAGGTTCCTGGGGAACCGCGTTCGCGATGATGTGCCACGACGCGGGTGCCGAGGTCTCGCTGTGGGCGCGCCGGCAGGAGATCGTCGACCGCATCAACGACGAGCACGCCAACCCCGACTACCTGCCCGGGGTCGAACTCCCTGACCCCGTCCGTGCGACGACCCACCCCGACCAAGCCCTGGCGGACACGGCTGTCGTGGTGCTCGCGATCCCGTCGATCGGGATCGTGGAGCAGCTCGCCGAGTGGGGCGAGCACATCTCAGATGCAGCGACGCTGGTCAGCCTGATCAAGGGTGTCCAGGTCGATTCGATGAAGTTCGGCAGCGAGGTCATCAGCGATGGCCTCGGATGCGATCCCGATCGCGTGGTGGTCGTGAGCGGTCCCAACCTCGCCAAGGAGTGCGCCCAGCGGCTGCCCGCCGCGACGGTCGCAGCGAGCCCGGACCTCGACCGCGCCGAGCGGGTCCAGGCCTCGGTGATGACCCCTTACTTCCGGGTCTACACCAACCCCGACAAGGTCGGCGTCGAGATCGCCGGGGCGGTCAAGAACGTCATCGCGCTCGCCGCAGGCATCGCCCGGGGGATGGAGTTCGGCGACAACACCCTCGCCACCGTGATCACGCGTGGGTTGGCCGAGATGACCCGGCTGGGCGTCGCGATGGGTGGCCATCCCCTCACGTTCGCTGGGCTCGCCGGCGTCGGCGACCTCGTGGCGACGTGCACCTCGACGAAGTCGCGCAACAACCAGGTCGGCGAGAAGCTCGGACGCGGCATGAAGCTCGAGGACATCATCAGTCAGATGAACATGGTCGCCGAGGGTGTGAAGTCCTCACGGGCGATCGTCGGCCTCGCCCGGTC belongs to Actinomycetota bacterium and includes:
- a CDS encoding NAD(P)-dependent glycerol-3-phosphate dehydrogenase — translated: MGAGSWGTAFAMMCHDAGAEVSLWARRQEIVDRINDEHANPDYLPGVELPDPVRATTHPDQALADTAVVVLAIPSIGIVEQLAEWGEHISDAATLVSLIKGVQVDSMKFGSEVISDGLGCDPDRVVVVSGPNLAKECAQRLPAATVAASPDLDRAERVQASVMTPYFRVYTNPDKVGVEIAGAVKNVIALAAGIARGMEFGDNTLATVITRGLAEMTRLGVAMGGHPLTFAGLAGVGDLVATCTSTKSRNNQVGEKLGRGMKLEDIISQMNMVAEGVKSSRAIVGLARSHDVEMPIAEGVVRVVHDGLDPSLMVKELMSRDAKPEMYGLDA